One window of the Eucalyptus grandis isolate ANBG69807.140 chromosome 6, ASM1654582v1, whole genome shotgun sequence genome contains the following:
- the LOC104452159 gene encoding subtilisin-like protease SBT5.4 has translation MDLSQRLIIKSHSTIILLLCLVHSPTFALKKPYIVYLGSHAHGPEPTAADFESVTDSHYDLLGSYLGSNEKAQEAIFYSYTHHINGFAAILEDDEAAEIAKHANVLSVFLSKRRELHTTRSWHFLGLERNGVIHKSSILRKARFGEDTIIGSLDTGVWPESKSFSDEGMGPIPRKWRGICQRGIKDGFSCNRKLIGARYFNKGYAARGGHLDYTFFTARDHEGHGSHTLSTAGGSFVPGASFFGYGNGTAKGGSPKARVAAYKVCWPENECFDADILAGFDAAISDGVDVLSVSLGGNPEEYFMDSIAVGSFHAARNGIVVVSSAGNRGPPLGTVGNVAPWMITVAASTIDREFTTYVALGDKQRLKGSSLSANRLPSNKFYPLISGADAKITNVSAAEALRCLAGTLDHKKVKGKILTCLSGAYEAVNKGHQAALAGAVGMVLANDEANGKDIFVAEAHVLPTAHISFLDGKVLFTYINSTKFPVAHITRAKTMLNTTPAPIMTSFSSRGPNTVEPAILKPDIAAPGVNIIAAYSLVVGPTGQEFDKRRTPFKADTGTSMACPHVSGIAGLLKTLYPSWSPAAIQSAIMTTASTRDNKVEPVLNSSFVKATPFSYGAGHIRPNRAMDPGLVYDLTVHDYLDFICARGYDESQLRLFTNEIHTCPKHFNVADMNYPSITVPNLNGTVVVTRRVRNVGTPGTYYVRIKAPAGVLVSVQPQSLVFERFDEEKEFKVVLKPKVAGKPVDYVFGRLIWSDGVHYVRSPLVVKHR, from the exons cCTTATATCGTGTACTTAGGATCTCATGCACATGGTCCAGAACCGACCGCAGCAGATTTTGAAAGTGTCACAGATTCTCATTACGATTTACTCGGATCGTACTTGGGAAG CAATGAGAAGGCTCAGGAGGCTATTTTCTATTCATACACTCATCACATCAATGGTTTCgctgcgattctcgaagacgaTGAAGCGGCAGAAATTGCCA AGCACGCTAATGTCTTATCTGTgtttctgagcaaaagaagGGAATTGCACACAACGAGGTCATGGCATTTCTTGGGGCTAGAAAGAAATGGAGTGATTCATAAGAGTTCCATCTTGAGGAAGGCTAGGTTTGGTGAAGATACAATTATCGGCAGCCTCGACACAG GTGTTTGGCCAGAATCGAAGAGCTTTAGCGATGAAGGGATGGGTCCTATTCCGAGAAAGTGGCGGGGAATCTGTCAGCGGGGCATAAAAGATGGATTTTCTTGCAACAG GAAGCTGATTGGAGCGAGGTACTTCAACAAAGGCTATGCTGCAAGGGGCGGACACCTCGACTACACATTCTTCACGGCACGGGATCATGAGGGTCACGGGTCCCACACTCTGTCGACAGCGGGAGGAAGCTTTGTCCCAGGAGCGAGTTTTTTTGGGTATGGCAATGGAACAGCTAAGGGAGGATCTCCAAAGGCCCGTGTGGCAGCGTACAAAGTGTGCTGGCCTGAAAATGAGTGCTTTGACGCGGACATCTTGGCAGGCTTTGATGCTGCGATAAGCGATGGCGTTGATGTTCTTTCGGTGTCTTTAGGCGGGAATCCAGAAGAGTATTTCATGGATTCGATTGCCGTTGGATCCTTCCACGCAGCTAGGAACGGGATTGTGGTGGTTTCTTCTGCCGGTAACCGTGGTCCCCCACTGGGGACCGTGGGCAATGTTGCTCCATGGATGATCACCGTTGCTGCAAGCACGATTGACCGGGAATTCACGACGTACGTTGCTCTTGGAGACAAGCAGCGCCTAAAG GGATCGAGCCTTTCGGCCAATAGGTTGCCATCCAATAAATTTTATCCACTAATCAGCGGCGCAGATGCGAAGATTACAAATGTGTCGGCAGCAGAAGC TTTGCGCTGCTTGGCTGGAACCCTTGACCACAAGAAGGTGAAGGGGAAGATCTTGACGTGCCTTAGCGGTGCATACGAGGCAGTCAACAAGGGTCACCAAGCTGCACTTGCAGGTGCTGTTGGGATGGTTTTGGCTAATGATGAAGCGAATGGGAAGGACATTTTTGTTGCTGAAGCTCACGTTCTTCCCACTGCTCACATCTCTTTCCTGGATGGGAAAGTTCTCTTTACTTACATCAACTCCACGAA GTTTCCTGTGGCTCATATTACTCGTGCGAAGACAATGTTAAACACAACACCTGCTCCAATTATGACATCCTTCTCATCCAGGGGACCGAACACTGTCGAGCCAGCAATCCTGAAG CCCGACATTGCTGCACCTGGAGTGAACATCATTGCTGCTTATTCGCTGGTGGTTGGTCCAACAGGTCAAGAATTTGACAAGCGTAGAACGCCTTTCAAAGCAGACACAGGCACCTCCATGGCCTGTCCTCATGTGTCTGGCATCGCTGGTCTCCTCAAAACCCTCTATCCCAGTTGGAGTCCTGCCGCAATACAATCAGCAATCATGACCACCG CAAGCACACGAGACAACAAGGTAGAGCCGGTgctcaattcttcatttgtcaAGGCAACTCCTTTTTCATATGGTGCTGGACACATCCGGCCAAACCGTGCTATGGACCCTGGTCTTGTGTATGATTTGACGGTCCATGACTACTTGGACTTCATATGCGCCCGAGGCTACGATGAATCACAACTGAGATTATTCACCAATGAGATTCACACATgccctaaacattttaatgtgGCGGATATGAACTACCCTTCTATCACTGTCCCGAATCTCAATGGCACGGTGGTGGTCACAAGAAGGGTGAGGAATGTGGGCACTCCTGGCACGTATTATGTGCGCATTAAGGCACCAGCGGGAGTGCTGGTCTCCGTCCAACCACAGAGCCTGGTGTTTGAAAGGTTTGATGAAGAGAAGGAATTCAAGGTGGTGTTGAAACCTAAGGTTGCTGGCAAGCCCGTTGATTACGTGTTTGGACGGTTGATCTGGTCTGATGGGGTGCACTATGTGAGGAGTCCTCTGGTTGTGAAGCACCGGTGA
- the LOC104450396 gene encoding subtilisin-like protease SBT5.4, with protein sequence MELSFRSHFLLSALFWCLVHSSAFGLEKPYIVYLGSHAHGPEPTAADIESATNSHYDLLGSYLGSNEKAQEAIFYSYTHHINGFAAILEEDQAAEIAKHPDVLSVFLSKGRKLQTTRSWHFLGLERNGVIHQSSILRKARFGEDTIIGNLDTGVWPESKSFSDEGMGPIPGKWRGICQRGIKDDFSCNRKLIGARYFNKGYAAYAGRLNYTFYTARDHKGHGSHTLSTAGGSFVPGANVFGYGNGTAKGGSPRARVVAYKVCWPPIHQKKCFDADILLGFDAAISDGVDVLSVSLVGDPEEFFMDSIAIGSFHAARNGIVVVSSAGNSGPQPGTVCNVAPWMITVAASTIDREFTTYVALGDKQRLKGSSLSANGLPSNKLYPLISGADAKITNVSATKALRCLAGTLDHKKVKGKILACLREYGTVDEGHQAALAGAVGMVLANDEASGNDIFVAQAYVLPAAHISFLDGKVLFTYINSTKFPVAHITRVKTMLNTTPAPIMASFSSRGPNTVEPAILKPDITAPGVNIIAANTLAVGPTGEEFDKRRTPFKAASGTSMSCPHVSGIVGLLKTLYPGWSPAAIQSAIMTTASTRDNKVEPVHDSSLVKATPFSYGAGHIQPSRAMDPGLVYDLTVNDYLDFLCARGYDESQLRSFTNEIHACPKHFNVADMNYPSITVPNLNGTVVVTRRVRNVGTPGTYYVRIKAPAGVVVSVQPQSLVFERFDEEKEFKVVLKPKVAGKPVDYVFGRLIWSDGVHYVRSPLVVKHR encoded by the exons ATGGAGCTCTCCTTTCGCTCCCATTTTCTCCTTTCAGCCCTGTTTTGGTGTCTGGTGCATTCATCCGCCTTTGGCTTGGAAAAG CCTTACATCGTCTACTTAGGATCTCATGCACACGGTCCAGAACCGACCGCGGCAGATATTGAAAGCGCCACCAATTCTCATTATGATTTACTCGGATCGTACTTGGGAAG CAATGAGAAGGCTCAGGAGGCAATTTTCTATTCATACACTCATCACATCAATGGTTTCGCCGCAATTCTTGAAGAGGATCAAGCAGCAGAAATTGCGA AGCACCCAGATGTCTTGTCTGTGTTTCTAagcaaaggaaggaaattgCAGACAACAAGGTCATGGCATTTCTTGGGGCTAGAGAGAAATGGGGTGATTCATCAGAGTTCCATCTTGAGGAAGGCTCGGTTTGGTGAAGATACAATTATCGGCAACCTTGACACCG GTGTTTGGCCAGAATCGAAGAGCTTTAGCGATGAAGGGATGGGTCCTATTCCAGGAAAGTGGCGCGGAATCTGTCAACGGGGCATAAAAGATGACTTTTCTTGCAACAG GAAGCTGATTGGAGCGAGGTACTTCAACAAAGGCTATGCTGCTTATGCTGGACGTCTTAACTACACATTCTACACGGCACGGGATCACAAGGGTCACGGGTCCCACACTCTGTCGACAGCGGGAGGAAGCTTTGTCCCAGGAGCGAATGTTTTTGGGTATGGCAATGGAACAGCTAAGGGAGGATCTCCTAGGGCCCGTGTTGTGGCGTACAAAGTGTGCTGGCCTCCAATCCATCAGAAGAAGTGCTTTGACGCGGACATCTTGTTAGGCTTTGATGCTGCGATAAGCGATGGCGTTGATGTTCTATCTGTGTCTTTAGTAGGGGATCCAGAAGAGTTTTTCATGGATTCGATCGCCATTGGATCCTTCCACGCAGCTAGGAATGGGATTGTGGTGGTTTCTTCTGCCGGTAACTCCGGGCCCCAACCAGGGACCGTGTGTAATGTTGCTCCATGGATGATCACTGTTGCTGCAAGCACGATTGATCGGGAATTCACGACGTATGTTGCTCTTGGAGACAAGCAGCGCCTAAAG GGGTCGAGCCTTTCGGCCAATGGGTTGCCATCCAATAAATTATATCCACTAATCAGTGGCGCAGATGCGAAGATTACAAATGTGTCGGCCACAAAAGC TTTGCGCTGCTTGGCTGGAACCCTTGACCACAAGAAGGTGAAGGGGAAGATCCTGGCGTGCCTTAGGGAATACGGGACGGTTGACGAGGGACACCAAGCTGCACTTGCAGGTGCTGTTGGGATGGTTTTGGCTAATGATGAAGCGAGTGggaatgatatttttgttgctCAAGCTTACGTTCTTCCCGCTGCTCACATCTCTTTCCTGGATGGGAAAGTTCTCTTTACTTACATCAACTCCACGAA GTTTCCTGTGGCTCATATTACCCGTGTGAAGACAATGTTAAACACGACACCTGCACCAATTATGGCATCCTTCTCATCTAGGGGACCGAACACTGTCGAGCCAGCAATCCTGAAG CCCGACATTACGGCACCTGGAGTGAACATCATTGCTGCTAATACGCTGGCAGTCGGTCCGACAGGTGAAGAATTTGACAAGCGTAGAACGCCCTTTAAAGCAGCCTCGGGCACCTCCATGTCCTGTCCTCATGTATCTGGCATTGTTGGTCTCCTCAAAACCCTCTATCCCGGTTGGAGTCCTGCCGCAATACAATCAGCAATCATGACCACCG CAAGCACACGAGACAACAAGGTAGAGCCAGTGCACGATTCTTCATTGGTCAAGGCAACTCCTTTTTCATATGGTGCTGGACACATCCAGCCAAGCCGTGCTATGGACCCAGGTCTCGTGTATGACCTGACGGTCAACGACTACTTGGACTTCCTATGCGCCCGAGGCTACGATGAATCCCAACTGAGGTCATTCACCAATGAGATTCACGCATgccctaaacattttaatgtgGCGGATATGAACTACCCTTCTATCACTGTCCCGAATCTCAATGGCACGGTGGTGGTCACAAGAAGGGTGAGGAATGTGGGCACTCCTGGCACGTATTATGTGCGCATTAAAGCACCAGCGGGAGTGGTGGTCTCCGTCCAACCACAGAGCCTGGTGTTTGAAAGGTTTGATGAAGAGAAGGAATTCAAGGTGGTGTTGAAACCTAAGGTTGCTGGCAAGCCCGTTGATTACGTGTTTGGACGGTTGATCTGGTCTGATGGGGTGCACTATGTGAGGAGTCCTCTGGTTGTGAAGCACCGGTGA